Genomic window (Candidatus Nitrosocosmicus franklandus):
ATTGGGTACAGCAATTGGCGACCCAATGATATACAACGAGATATCCATCCCCCAGGCTTTGGTGGCCGTTATAATAATTGTAGTCTTTTTCAAGATTATTGATTACCTCACACTAAAAAGCAAGAGATTTAGAGAATCTGTTGAACCAAATCCCATTCTTTTGGTGGAGTACGGAAAAATTGACAAAATTGGTTTGAATAAAGCAAAAATGGACAAGGAGGAATTTGAAATTGAAATGAGACTTGCAGGAATCGAAAATATTGACGAAATCAAATTTGCACGCTTGGAACCAAACGGCAGGATCAGTTTTATACTAAGGAACAAAGAAAAAAATAAGAACATAGATTAAAAACATTAACCCCTCTTTGTTACGGAGGATGTATTTTAAGAATATCGATTCTCATCATATTGGTCAATGGTCAGTTTAACAACCGCTCAAAAAAAGAACATAGTTTTTGATATCTACGGTGGTAAGTATATCTAAATTTGTATTTTTGCGAATTGCCCTTCTTCAATTAAACCTCCGGGAAAAAATTTAGGATATTTATTCAATTTGATCGAACGGACATTTGGGAAGGTCATCTTACAACCAAAACAGCACAGTGTGCATATGCAACAACCGATGATGCCGTACTTCCAAGTAGTAATCTCTTAAATCCGGTCCTTCCCCTTGTGCCAATTACAATCAAGTCAATGTTATGCTCTTCTGCATATTCTAAAATTACATAATTCACAGGTCTTGCGCTATTAACAAGTTCAGGTCTTAAATCTACCCCTTTGGAGGCGGCATTTTGTATAAAGTTATCAAACCACGTTTCAGAGGCCTGTGCGGCTGCATGACTACCATCTTCCACTAAACCCTTGCTTAACACCTGCTTTTGCGTTAATCCCGCCGTAGCAGGAATATATGAAACGGTGATGGCAAATAACTTTGCACCATAAACCTTTGCAAGTTCCAGAGCATATTCGGCTGCGTTAAAAGATTGCTCAGAGCCATCTATTGCTACTAATATATTTGAAAATTTCTTATTTTCCAGATTGGCATGGTCAGACATTCAATTTGTATAAAAAGCATTTCCTATAAAAACAGGTGTCTTTATCAGCCCTTTTCTAGCTAGATAGTTATACAATACCATAACACGGAAGATGGCCTGGTGTCTATTGCGCCAAAATAATATTTATTTCAGCAGAGTATCCAGTCAGTTGAGATTATACCCTCTTTCTTATTGGTTTTATTTCCTAATCAATTTTATTAAATAATCCTATTATTTCCGAGAATAGATATCTTCTTATCTTTTTGCACTTCCATAATTTTCGTATTGTGATACCAGAGAACAGACCGGTACATAACATAATAATCCTCGACTTTTTGGAAGAGTAGTTCAATTAATTAGTTTAAATAATTCTCAATAAAATCTTTAATATATTGAACAGTGCTGACGATGAGATAAAATTTGTAGTGGTAGTAAGGAAAGATTTAGGAATGGGGGTTGGTAAAATCGCAGGTCAAGTAGGACATGCCTGTAGCACTGTAGTGTGGGAGAATCCAGATCGTGTAGCTAACTGGTTTAAGTATGGTAATCAGAAAAAGGCAATTCTAAAAGTACAGTCAGAAAGTGAGCTAATTGAGATAATTAAAAAGGCACAAGCCTATGGCATCATTACCACAATTATCAGGGACGCGGGCAAAACTCAGATAGAACCAAATACCATGACTTGTTGTGGATTTGGTCCAGACTACTCGACAAAACTTGACAGGCTAACTGGACATTTGAAATTGCTATAATGAATGAATATTTTTCATGGCATCTATAATGTCAATATGCTTATTTCGGGTCAGTCATCAAAATCGCATAGTTTAGTTGTACTATTCACTAGAAATAAAGAATCTAACAAATGAAAATATTTCTCAATAAGAGCATAATTGTAATCTTCGACTTCAAGAAGAACGCAACAAAAGAAATTGAAAATAGATTGTCATTTATAATTACTATCTTCTGTAATGAACTGCATAAGAATTTCCAATAGTTGAATTCAAATCCCTTTTAAACTGACCATTTATCAAGCTACCGTAAACAACCAGATCTCTGGCAAAGATATCTATTCTTTTAACAAGTTGTTTATTAATTATTTGGCGTCTTTCGTTAAAGTCGGTACTCGAGTTTATAGATATTCCATAAGGCAAACTCCATCCATAACACTGTCTTATTGCTGTTCTCATCTGATCCATGACGGTCAACCCCTTTTCATGTGATGAACAGATATAGCCGAATGTTTTTCCTGCAAATTCTGACCAAAAATAGTCCAAGAAATTTTTTAGCGACCCGGCCATTGAGCCATGATAATCAGGAGTAGCAATTATGAATGCATCTGCCCAATTTACTAAATCAGTGGCTTTTCTTATATTGGGATTATCTTTATCATTTTCGGGAGAGTATATAGGTAAAGGATTTTCAAACATATTTAATAACTGTGGCTTTGCCCCGTTCTCACCGACCTTCTTTAATACAATTCTCAAAGTCTCCGTTCCGAATGATTCTCTTCGCATGCTAGAGCCTATACCCAACACCTTGAGTGCGTATGGATTACCACTTTTATCATTCCTTGAATTCAAATCAGTGATTTTCTTATTCACATCATTATATGAAAGAAATAGTTTATAAACATATTAGTTTACAAATTATATAAATTCAATGTTAATGTATGAAATTGGGGATGTCGTAATTACTATAATCCAATTTTCCTCTTTTTAATTTTAAATTTGCAGATCGAGTCGCCTTTTGCAGCCCTATGTGTAGTTTTTATATCCGCATCAAGCACCTTTTCAAATAGCTCTGTTTCGATAGCACATGCTTCCCAATGCTTTTCTGCAATCATTATTATGGGACAGTTATATTCTAACAAAACATGATTTTCCCCTGTTTTGTCCAGTTTTTTGGATTCGGCAATGTATCCTTCTTCATCCCTTAATCTTGCAAGCCGATTAACCTTCTGATCAAAATCCAAATCCTTTAAAATCTCATGATATTTATCAAGTAATTCTGCCTGTCTTTCTCGAAGTACATCTTCTACAGCAGTTTTACCCATTCTTTTTTCTATATAATCAAGCGCAAACGTAGCTATTTGACCATATGCTTTTGGAAAAGTCGACGAACCCGTACTTGTTAACGAATACTGCATTACTGGTCTACCCACACCCTTTCTTACTTCTACACTCTGTACCAAACCCCTATCCTGTAAATCTGTCAAGTGCTTGTGCACGCCCATTCTAGAAATTTTCATCATCTTTGATAACTCTTCCAGTCCGCTACCTCCCATGATTTTGAGTAGGTACATCACCTTTCTTTTTGGGTCGGAGTTGGTCATAGAATCAATACTAAAGTTCAAAATTTCATATTTCTAATAGGTAAAGAAATTTATAAACAATTAGGTTTATGAATTTATAATCTTACATATGTATCCAGATGGTAACAAAAGGTTGACAAGTACATA
Coding sequences:
- a CDS encoding universal stress protein, with product MSDHANLENKKFSNILVAIDGSEQSFNAAEYALELAKVYGAKLFAITVSYIPATAGLTQKQVLSKGLVEDGSHAAAQASETWFDNFIQNAASKGVDLRPELVNSARPVNYVILEYAEEHNIDLIVIGTRGRTGFKRLLLGSTASSVVAYAHCAVLVVR
- the pth2 gene encoding aminoacyl-tRNA hydrolase, which translates into the protein MNSADDEIKFVVVVRKDLGMGVGKIAGQVGHACSTVVWENPDRVANWFKYGNQKKAILKVQSESELIEIIKKAQAYGIITTIIRDAGKTQIEPNTMTCCGFGPDYSTKLDRLTGHLKLL
- a CDS encoding helix-turn-helix transcriptional regulator, which translates into the protein MNFSIDSMTNSDPKRKVMYLLKIMGGSGLEELSKMMKISRMGVHKHLTDLQDRGLVQSVEVRKGVGRPVMQYSLTSTGSSTFPKAYGQIATFALDYIEKRMGKTAVEDVLRERQAELLDKYHEILKDLDFDQKVNRLARLRDEEGYIAESKKLDKTGENHVLLEYNCPIIMIAEKHWEACAIETELFEKVLDADIKTTHRAAKGDSICKFKIKKRKIGL
- a CDS encoding NADPH-dependent FMN reductase, which translates into the protein MNKKITDLNSRNDKSGNPYALKVLGIGSSMRRESFGTETLRIVLKKVGENGAKPQLLNMFENPLPIYSPENDKDNPNIRKATDLVNWADAFIIATPDYHGSMAGSLKNFLDYFWSEFAGKTFGYICSSHEKGLTVMDQMRTAIRQCYGWSLPYGISINSSTDFNERRQIINKQLVKRIDIFARDLVVYGSLINGQFKRDLNSTIGNSYAVHYRR